From the genome of Methanofervidicoccus abyssi, one region includes:
- the sfsA gene encoding DNA/RNA nuclease SfsA, with product MDLNNLGNLEVGKFIKRVNRFLGKIVIDSKERNCYIADTGRLRDILVRGRKIWVVKNREGLKTDYTLITVNVRGEWVLVNTSLHSFIAHRAIAKGILGFTPRKIEKEVKFKNSRFDFLVDNNTFVELKGCNLVKGGIGYFPDAPTKRGVKHLRELIEAKEMGYNAVILIMAVRDCKYFLPNWEIDKEFSEMFYRALERGVDFRGFKIKVEEDGKVYFNSTLKLGSIGRY from the coding sequence ATGGATCTAAATAATCTTGGAAACCTGGAGGTTGGTAAATTTATAAAAAGGGTGAACAGGTTTTTAGGGAAAATAGTTATAGATAGTAAGGAGAGAAATTGCTACATAGCAGATACTGGACGTCTCAGGGATATACTAGTTAGAGGTAGAAAGATATGGGTAGTGAAAAACAGGGAGGGGTTAAAAACCGACTACACATTGATAACGGTTAATGTTAGGGGAGAGTGGGTACTTGTAAATACATCTCTCCACTCTTTTATAGCACATAGAGCCATAGCAAAGGGCATATTGGGTTTTACGCCTAGGAAGATAGAGAAGGAGGTTAAATTTAAAAACAGTCGTTTTGATTTTCTAGTGGATAACAACACCTTTGTAGAGTTAAAGGGTTGCAACCTCGTGAAGGGAGGTATAGGATACTTCCCAGATGCTCCGACGAAAAGGGGTGTAAAGCATCTTAGGGAGTTAATAGAGGCTAAAGAGATGGGTTATAATGCTGTAATACTTATAATGGCAGTTAGAGACTGTAAGTACTTCCTTCCCAACTGGGAGATAGATAAGGAATTCAGTGAGATGTTCTACAGGGCTCTTGAGAGGGGAGTGGATTTTAGAGGGTTTAAGATTAAGGTAGAGGAAGATGGGAAGGTATATTTTAACTCTACTTTGAAACTTGGTTCTATTGGTAGATATTAA
- a CDS encoding MraY family glycosyltransferase, whose product MFILLNDSYFLGLLVAVFLLSYLLTRTFIKFMVNYKYSFDLHKRSKEKIPEMGGIVPVLISSLLFMLLDFKISLILLLTGFVGIYDDLFKLSPFKKIVLLGIIGGIVGYLIFGFDVKTLLMILGVSIFSNFTNMLAGFNGLEIGLGIISAFFLGIVLLLNGEYDGFRLILIFIASYLGLLLFNKYPAKVFPGDVGTLPIGAFLVTLAIRYSIPEFIIIMTPYIIDAFLKYLSAGVTKREDHKPTTLREDGKLDPGRGYLSLPRLILKIYPMREYELVLTLWIIEIFFGILAVVLRVIRQ is encoded by the coding sequence GTGTTTATTCTTTTAAATGATAGTTACTTCCTAGGACTTTTGGTAGCTGTATTTCTACTTTCTTACCTCTTAACAAGAACTTTTATAAAGTTTATGGTAAATTATAAGTACAGTTTTGATCTCCACAAGAGGAGTAAGGAAAAGATCCCTGAAATGGGTGGTATTGTCCCTGTTTTAATAAGTTCTCTGTTATTCATGTTATTGGATTTTAAAATATCCCTTATTTTACTTCTAACTGGATTTGTAGGTATCTATGACGATCTCTTTAAATTGTCACCTTTTAAGAAGATAGTACTCCTCGGTATTATTGGAGGTATTGTAGGGTATCTAATCTTTGGTTTCGATGTTAAAACACTTCTTATGATCTTAGGTGTCTCTATCTTTTCAAACTTTACAAATATGTTAGCTGGATTCAACGGATTGGAGATAGGACTAGGAATAATTTCGGCATTTTTTTTAGGTATAGTGTTATTGTTAAATGGAGAATACGATGGTTTCAGGTTGATTCTTATTTTTATAGCCTCTTATTTAGGACTGCTACTCTTTAATAAGTATCCAGCTAAGGTGTTTCCAGGAGATGTGGGCACTCTCCCTATAGGAGCATTTTTAGTTACTCTCGCTATTAGATACTCCATACCTGAGTTTATTATTATAATGACCCCTTACATTATAGATGCATTCTTGAAGTACCTTTCCGCAGGTGTTACAAAGAGAGAAGACCACAAACCTACTACCTTACGGGAAGACGGAAAACTGGATCCAGGTAGGGGGTACCTCTCCCTCCCAAGACTTATTTTAAAAATATATCCAATGAGGGAGTACGAGTTAGTTTTAACTCTGTGGATAATAGAGATATTTTTTGGAATCCTGGCTGTTGTACTTAGGGTAATAAGGCAATAA
- a CDS encoding transcriptional regulator, with protein MREIILSECVEILQRFNFTVSQTFGRSCFDILARKDNIKYLIKVLKNIDSLSYEQSVELLKLSKILGAVPLLIGIRTRNLPMEDGVVYERYNIKAITLKTFESYLEGSPPIVYAGRGGFFVNIDGETLRTVRESLNISVGELAEYSNVSRKMIYKYEQNLANPTIEVALRIEEYLDTPLIKGISLEIDEKEINNIDIENKRDSYKSENGKEEDFKLYVIGIFNQLGFNTTEVKRAPFDAVVEKEDVECDEYSHLCTLVLTNIEERETEETRQKMLIVSQLSYVLNSGSLLVLGKENNHSIGYVKTINVRELERMEDASDLLEYIASK; from the coding sequence ATGAGAGAGATCATCCTTTCAGAATGTGTTGAGATATTACAGAGATTCAACTTTACAGTTTCACAGACCTTCGGTAGATCCTGTTTCGATATACTTGCCAGGAAAGATAATATAAAATATTTAATAAAGGTGTTAAAAAACATAGATAGTTTAAGTTATGAACAATCTGTAGAATTATTGAAACTCTCTAAAATCCTAGGTGCTGTCCCTCTCTTAATTGGTATTAGGACGAGAAATCTTCCAATGGAAGATGGGGTAGTATACGAGAGGTATAATATAAAAGCTATAACACTTAAAACCTTTGAGTCCTACTTAGAGGGTAGTCCTCCAATCGTGTATGCTGGAAGAGGTGGTTTCTTCGTAAATATAGATGGAGAAACCTTGAGAACTGTTAGAGAAAGTTTAAACATATCAGTGGGAGAGTTGGCAGAATATTCCAACGTCTCAAGAAAGATGATATATAAATATGAACAGAATTTAGCAAATCCTACTATAGAGGTTGCTCTAAGAATAGAAGAGTACTTAGATACACCGTTAATAAAGGGCATATCGTTGGAGATAGATGAAAAAGAGATAAATAATATAGACATAGAGAATAAGAGGGATAGTTATAAATCTGAAAATGGAAAAGAAGAAGATTTTAAATTGTATGTAATAGGCATATTCAACCAGTTAGGATTTAACACTACAGAAGTTAAAAGAGCGCCCTTCGATGCTGTTGTGGAGAAGGAAGACGTGGAATGTGACGAGTATAGCCATCTCTGTACTCTGGTACTAACTAACATAGAAGAGAGAGAAACTGAGGAGACTAGACAGAAGATGTTAATTGTAAGTCAGCTGTCTTACGTATTGAACAGTGGTTCTCTTCTAGTGTTAGGGAAGGAGAACAACCACAGTATAGGTTATGTAAAGACTATAAATGTAAGAGAGTTGGAGAGGATGGAAGACGCTTCAGATCTGTTAGAATATATAGCCAGTAAGTAG